A single Acetonema longum DSM 6540 DNA region contains:
- the dcuC gene encoding C4-dicarboxylate transporter DcuC, with product MLNIVISLIITFWVGFLIVKKYKPQPVLFIAGLVLMFTAVLMGFGAILPAKQSTGSVIFDAYEFIKQTMSSRAAGLGLNIMAVGGFARYMDHIGASKALVKLTIKPLLALRSPYLVLSGGWVLGMLLGLCINSASGLAMLLMVTMFPILVSLGVSRLSATAAIATTLCLDWSPSDTGTILSATTAGIDPVLYWTNYQVPIAAVVIPVVAVLHYVVQKWFDKRDNHVVQTSEIVTAETDEKLPPMIYAILPALPLALILIFSSLWIDWIKMDIIKAMFIGVSVGMIFEYVRLRDGKKVLGDIQSFFDGLGLQMANVITLIVAGETFAKGLVTIGTIDAIIASAQNSGFGAVGMILVMIGIIAVSSVVMGSGNAPFFAFAALTPTVAAKMSVAPVVMLLPMHFAASAARAISPITAVIVVASGMGGVSPFDVVKRTAIPMLGALITIIAANFFFFY from the coding sequence ATATTGAATATTGTCATATCGCTCATCATCACTTTTTGGGTCGGTTTCCTGATCGTTAAAAAGTATAAGCCTCAGCCCGTTTTATTTATAGCCGGTTTAGTCCTGATGTTTACGGCCGTATTGATGGGTTTTGGCGCCATTCTGCCGGCAAAACAAAGTACCGGGTCAGTTATTTTCGATGCCTACGAATTTATCAAGCAAACCATGAGTTCCAGGGCAGCTGGTCTTGGCCTCAACATTATGGCTGTAGGCGGCTTTGCCCGCTACATGGACCATATTGGCGCCAGCAAAGCTTTGGTTAAACTGACCATCAAACCGCTTTTGGCGCTCCGCTCTCCTTATCTGGTGCTGTCCGGCGGCTGGGTTCTGGGCATGCTGCTGGGATTGTGCATCAACAGCGCCTCAGGACTGGCTATGCTGCTGATGGTTACCATGTTCCCCATCCTCGTCAGCCTTGGCGTCAGCCGTTTGTCCGCTACCGCCGCTATTGCCACCACTCTTTGCCTGGACTGGAGTCCCAGCGACACCGGCACTATTCTGTCGGCGACGACTGCCGGCATTGATCCGGTTCTGTACTGGACAAACTACCAGGTGCCGATTGCCGCTGTGGTCATACCGGTGGTGGCGGTTCTCCACTATGTTGTTCAAAAATGGTTTGACAAGCGTGACAACCATGTTGTCCAGACCAGCGAAATTGTCACAGCTGAAACCGATGAGAAACTGCCGCCGATGATTTACGCCATCCTCCCTGCCCTGCCGCTGGCATTAATCCTGATTTTCAGCAGCCTGTGGATTGACTGGATTAAGATGGATATTATCAAAGCGATGTTTATTGGTGTGTCGGTCGGCATGATTTTCGAATATGTCCGTCTGCGGGACGGGAAAAAAGTTCTGGGCGATATTCAGTCCTTCTTCGATGGTCTCGGCTTGCAGATGGCCAATGTAATTACGCTGATTGTAGCCGGTGAAACCTTTGCCAAAGGCCTGGTCACTATCGGTACTATTGATGCCATTATTGCGTCAGCTCAGAATTCCGGTTTTGGCGCGGTCGGCATGATTTTGGTCATGATCGGCATCATCGCGGTGTCGTCGGTGGTCATGGGATCCGGCAATGCGCCGTTCTTTGCCTTTGCTGCCTTAACACCGACCGTTGCTGCCAAAATGTCAGTAGCGCCGGTTGTGATGCTGCTTCCCATGCACTTTGCCGCCAGCGCGGCCCGGGCCATCTCGCCGATCACGGCGGTTATCGTGGTAGCTTCCGGCATGGGCGGAGTATCCCCCTTTGATGTGGTAAAACGCACTGCCATCCCGATGCTCGGGGCGCTGATTACCATCATCGCAGCCAACTTCTTCTTCTTTTATTGA
- a CDS encoding threonine synthase produces the protein MRYVCANCKTSAEVTTRAAKCDCGGLWKLDYQPPKFDLSLVDRETWSIFRYRAFMPLEGEYWREISLGEGMTPIVPFGEDVLLKMDFFMPTLSFKDRGAAVLISHCKAIGVESVVQDSSGNAGNSVAAYCGNAGIDCEIFVPEGTSPKKIDMIKAHKSRINVVPGSRDHCADVCRNKVVKEGKYYANHVYNPFFYQGTKTYIYEIYEQLRRIPANIVLPLGNGTLVIGAIKGLEELLSSGVIEKMPQIILVQSEYCDPFIQAVQTKANKAAMKTPLKPTMAEGIAIGAPMRSEEILEYIYKYAIHLIAAPEDRILEARMALAARGIYCEHTTAANYAAYLKYCEVYGKTSDCLIPMCGAGLKSDH, from the coding sequence ATGAGATACGTTTGCGCCAATTGCAAAACTTCAGCAGAAGTAACGACTCGCGCCGCTAAGTGCGACTGTGGGGGCCTTTGGAAGTTGGATTACCAGCCGCCGAAGTTCGATTTGTCTTTAGTGGACCGTGAGACCTGGAGCATTTTCCGTTATCGCGCCTTTATGCCTTTGGAGGGGGAGTATTGGCGTGAAATCAGCTTGGGCGAAGGGATGACTCCCATTGTTCCCTTTGGGGAAGATGTGCTTTTGAAAATGGATTTTTTTATGCCGACTCTGTCTTTTAAGGACAGAGGCGCCGCCGTGTTGATTTCCCATTGCAAAGCCATCGGTGTAGAGTCCGTTGTACAGGACAGCAGCGGCAATGCGGGAAACAGCGTGGCGGCCTATTGCGGCAATGCGGGTATTGACTGTGAAATTTTTGTACCGGAAGGCACATCGCCGAAAAAGATCGATATGATCAAAGCCCATAAGAGCCGGATCAATGTTGTCCCCGGTTCGCGGGATCACTGCGCCGACGTCTGCCGGAATAAAGTGGTTAAGGAAGGAAAGTATTACGCGAATCATGTTTATAATCCATTCTTTTACCAAGGAACAAAGACTTATATTTATGAAATCTATGAACAATTGCGTCGAATTCCGGCTAATATTGTGCTTCCTCTGGGCAACGGCACGCTGGTCATTGGAGCGATCAAAGGGCTGGAAGAGCTGCTGTCAAGCGGCGTAATTGAAAAAATGCCCCAGATCATTTTAGTGCAAAGCGAGTATTGCGATCCGTTCATCCAAGCCGTGCAAACCAAAGCAAACAAGGCCGCCATGAAGACTCCCCTCAAACCGACCATGGCGGAAGGAATCGCCATTGGCGCGCCGATGCGCAGTGAAGAAATTCTTGAATATATCTACAAATACGCTATCCATCTGATTGCCGCGCCGGAGGACCGAATCCTGGAAGCCAGAATGGCTCTTGCCGCCCGGGGAATTTACTGTGAACATACAACGGCAGCCAATTACGCTGCCTATCTAAAATATTGCGAAGTGTACGGAAAGACCTCTGATTGTTTGATTCCCATGTGCGGCGCAGGGCTTAAATCTGACCATTGA
- a CDS encoding RidA family protein — MNEVYAEFFGGHKPARIVVPVSELHFGCMVEIEAIAEVDEQ; from the coding sequence GTGAATGAGGTATATGCGGAGTTTTTTGGCGGCCATAAACCGGCAAGAATCGTTGTTCCGGTCAGTGAGCTCCATTTCGGATGTATGGTAGAAATCGAAGCGATTGCGGAGGTTGACGAACAATGA
- the htpG gene encoding molecular chaperone HtpG: MTPESSTRQTREFQAETKQLLDLMVHSIYTNREIFLRELISNASDAIDKVRFESLTNHDLLEGDSDFEIFLIPDESSHTLTISDNGMGMTRDEVVENIGTIAKSGTKAFAAKLKDQSASPQELIGQFGVGFYSAFMVASKVTLVTRAPGQAKGVKWESVGDGTYTIEECDKEKRGTTIILTLNDEFHSPEQSEENFLNRYTLQNLVKKYSDYIRYPVKMNFVKEEKPRDAEGKIIEDAPATQTVEVRTLNSMTPLWTRNKNEIKPEEYHLFYKDLFHDWEDPLEVIHAKAEGTVEYTTLLFIPSRAPFDFYQPESAAGLRLYSKHVFIMDNCKDLLPEYLRFVRGLVDSPDFSLNISREILQHSRQLKLIGKNLEKSVLKTLENLLQKDRPKYEKFWHEFGRALKIGVYADRSSQDKLKDLLLFPSSQGADTLTTLTDYIKRMPEKQKVIYYATGKDYSAVERLPQMELLREKGIEVLYLFDRVDEFTIEALQEYNEKKFQSVSRGDLQLDEFDSPEAKKDTEAIYKENESLIKAVKEQLNGKISDVKISSRLKSSAVCLVSDNQGISLSMEQILSEMHQSMFKANRILELNPDHEVFTGLKHLYETSPGSETFQEYCGLLYDQALLMEGILPEDPIGFANKVSRLMARQEK, from the coding sequence ATGACGCCAGAATCAAGCACCCGGCAGACCCGTGAATTTCAGGCGGAAACAAAGCAGCTTTTGGACTTGATGGTCCACTCCATTTATACTAACCGGGAGATTTTTTTGCGGGAGCTTATCTCTAACGCCTCAGATGCCATTGACAAAGTCCGGTTTGAGTCCCTGACCAATCACGACCTGTTAGAAGGAGACTCTGACTTTGAAATTTTTCTCATCCCGGATGAAAGCAGCCATACGCTGACCATTTCGGATAACGGCATGGGCATGACCCGTGACGAAGTGGTGGAAAACATCGGCACCATCGCCAAATCAGGCACCAAAGCCTTTGCGGCCAAGCTGAAGGACCAGAGCGCCAGCCCCCAGGAGCTGATCGGCCAATTTGGCGTAGGCTTTTATTCGGCATTTATGGTGGCCAGCAAGGTAACCCTCGTGACCCGCGCCCCCGGCCAAGCCAAAGGAGTCAAATGGGAATCCGTCGGCGATGGTACATATACCATTGAAGAGTGTGACAAGGAAAAACGCGGCACTACCATCATCCTAACTTTAAACGACGAGTTTCACAGCCCTGAACAGTCGGAGGAAAATTTCCTGAACCGCTATACGCTGCAAAACCTGGTGAAAAAATACTCCGACTATATCCGCTATCCCGTCAAGATGAACTTCGTTAAAGAAGAAAAGCCCCGTGACGCTGAAGGCAAGATCATCGAAGACGCACCGGCTACCCAGACAGTGGAGGTCCGCACCCTAAACTCCATGACTCCACTTTGGACCCGTAACAAAAATGAAATTAAGCCGGAAGAATATCACCTGTTCTATAAAGACCTGTTCCACGACTGGGAAGACCCTCTGGAGGTCATCCACGCCAAGGCCGAAGGTACAGTGGAATATACCACCCTCTTGTTTATCCCTTCCCGGGCCCCCTTTGATTTCTATCAGCCAGAGTCTGCCGCCGGCCTCCGTCTCTATTCCAAGCATGTATTTATTATGGACAACTGCAAAGACCTGCTGCCGGAATACTTGCGTTTCGTTCGGGGATTGGTGGATTCGCCGGATTTCTCCCTGAACATTTCCCGGGAAATTCTGCAGCACAGCAGGCAATTGAAACTGATCGGCAAAAACCTGGAGAAAAGCGTCTTAAAAACCTTAGAGAATCTGCTGCAAAAAGACCGGCCCAAGTACGAAAAGTTCTGGCATGAATTCGGCCGGGCCCTCAAAATCGGGGTATACGCTGACCGAAGCAGTCAGGACAAACTGAAAGACCTGTTGCTGTTCCCGTCTTCCCAGGGAGCCGACACCTTAACCACTCTGACTGATTACATCAAACGGATGCCGGAAAAACAAAAAGTTATCTATTACGCCACCGGCAAAGACTATTCCGCAGTGGAACGGTTGCCGCAAATGGAGCTCCTGCGGGAAAAAGGCATTGAAGTGCTATATCTCTTTGACCGGGTTGACGAGTTTACCATCGAGGCCTTGCAGGAGTACAACGAGAAGAAATTCCAGTCAGTCAGCCGGGGCGACCTGCAGCTGGACGAATTCGACTCCCCGGAAGCCAAAAAAGACACCGAGGCTATCTATAAAGAAAATGAATCCCTGATCAAAGCTGTCAAAGAGCAGCTGAACGGCAAGATATCCGATGTCAAAATCAGCAGCCGTTTGAAATCCAGCGCGGTCTGTCTTGTCAGCGACAATCAGGGCATCAGCCTGTCCATGGAGCAAATCCTGTCGGAAATGCATCAATCCATGTTTAAGGCCAATCGCATCCTGGAGCTGAACCCTGACCACGAAGTGTTCACCGGACTGAAACATCTTTATGAAACATCCCCCGGCTCGGAAACATTCCAGGAATATTGCGGTTTATTATATGACCAGGCCTTGCTGATGGAAGGCATCCTGCCGGAAGACCCCATCGGCTTTGCCAACAAGGTATCCCGCCTAATGGCCCGCCAGGAGAAATAG
- a CDS encoding ABC transporter substrate-binding protein, whose translation MKQWLCGLVAISLLASVAAGCGGKQESGQDAKEIRIGANFEMTGGVAQYGQSAANGIKLAVKEANAAGGILGKQIALIVADNKSEPAESANAATKLITQDKVVALLGPASSSNVLAALSVASDYKVPLLTPTGTNPRITIENGKLKEFAFRSCFIDPFQGTVMANFAAKELMVKTAAIYYDSSSDYSKSLTQVFEESFAKNGGKVLAKEAFLQKDQDFKSALTKLKASNAEVIYIPAYYEEVSKIVKQARELGITSPLLGTDGWDSPKLTEIAGAAALNNTFFSNHYSSQGQDPRVQKFVADYKQEYGQEPDTFAVLGYDGALMLIDAIKRANSTEPVKIKEALAQTRDLQVLTGVLSLDQNHDPVKSAVVVEMKDGKQTFKAKVNP comes from the coding sequence ATGAAACAATGGCTCTGCGGACTTGTTGCAATATCCCTGCTGGCCTCAGTCGCAGCCGGCTGTGGCGGCAAGCAGGAATCAGGGCAAGACGCCAAGGAAATCCGGATAGGCGCAAATTTTGAAATGACCGGCGGGGTCGCCCAGTATGGCCAGTCTGCCGCTAACGGAATCAAGCTGGCTGTTAAAGAGGCCAACGCAGCCGGAGGCATTCTCGGAAAGCAGATTGCATTGATTGTCGCCGACAATAAGTCGGAGCCGGCCGAATCAGCCAATGCCGCAACCAAGCTAATTACTCAGGACAAAGTGGTGGCCCTGCTCGGCCCTGCATCCAGTTCTAACGTTTTAGCAGCATTGTCGGTGGCATCCGACTATAAAGTGCCTTTGTTGACGCCAACCGGAACAAATCCGCGCATTACAATTGAAAACGGCAAGCTGAAAGAATTCGCTTTTCGCTCCTGTTTCATTGATCCGTTCCAGGGAACAGTTATGGCTAACTTTGCCGCAAAAGAGCTTATGGTAAAAACCGCCGCCATTTATTATGACAGTTCATCGGATTATTCCAAAAGCCTGACCCAGGTTTTCGAAGAGTCTTTTGCCAAAAACGGCGGCAAGGTCCTGGCCAAAGAAGCCTTTTTGCAAAAGGATCAGGATTTCAAATCGGCTCTTACCAAGCTAAAAGCCAGCAATGCGGAGGTCATTTATATTCCGGCTTATTATGAAGAAGTCAGCAAAATTGTAAAGCAAGCCAGGGAATTAGGAATCACCTCTCCGCTGTTAGGCACGGATGGCTGGGATTCGCCCAAACTGACGGAGATCGCCGGCGCAGCCGCTCTGAATAATACTTTCTTCAGTAATCATTATTCGTCTCAGGGCCAAGACCCCCGCGTTCAAAAGTTTGTTGCAGACTACAAGCAGGAATACGGGCAGGAGCCTGATACCTTCGCTGTCCTGGGATATGACGGCGCCCTGATGCTGATTGACGCCATCAAGCGGGCCAACAGCACCGAACCGGTCAAGATTAAAGAGGCTTTAGCCCAGACCCGCGATCTGCAGGTTCTGACCGGCGTACTGTCCCTCGACCAAAACCATGACCCGGTCAAGAGCGCTGTGGTCGTAGAAATGAAGGACGGCAAGCAGACATTTAAGGCTAAAGTGAATCCGTAA
- a CDS encoding tetratricopeptide repeat protein, which yields MKWKLVQVLFVMVIVLAFTHVALAATVSEPQDANDFYERGNFYYIMGQHEQAMSDFSRAIGLDSSHAGAYLQRGNIYYTRGKYVEAIADFTRSIQLDAANPKAFYSRGLAFRARKMYDQALTDFNKVIALNRKYWEAYYQSGLVQASKENYEQAVRDYTKTLELNPRHVPSLFERGNVFFALEQWDQALRDYNRAIELDPRSVQVYNSRGLVYAETGKPEAALADYNKALEIDPDYVHAYNNRGDLYQLQKRYGEAIADFNKALELNPSSAAAYDRRGRCYYAQGNYDQAIADYSKALDIDSRYIHAYNNRGNAYSNRGLRDQAIADYSLAIEINPRNAIAYRNRGLVYWTKGMHDQAIADFSQALELRPGFKLAYINRGDVYRDKGRYDLSLEDFNKVLTLNSDYVFAYQSRGQTYFAMGEYDRAIIDYNKALALKPQVAEVHKNRADAYRKLGKATEAVADYDAALKLNPGLDPYIYFYKAALYQQAGFTADAVQNYKLFVEHAPPENPDVETAKKKITQLGG from the coding sequence ATGAAGTGGAAACTGGTACAGGTTCTGTTTGTGATGGTAATCGTATTGGCGTTCACTCATGTCGCTCTTGCGGCTACGGTCAGCGAGCCGCAAGACGCCAACGACTTTTACGAACGGGGCAATTTTTACTACATTATGGGGCAGCACGAGCAGGCGATGAGCGATTTTAGCCGGGCTATCGGACTGGATTCCAGCCATGCCGGCGCATATCTTCAACGCGGCAATATTTATTACACCCGGGGGAAGTATGTTGAGGCGATAGCGGATTTCACCCGCTCCATCCAACTGGATGCAGCCAATCCCAAGGCATTCTATAGCCGTGGACTCGCCTTCCGGGCCCGAAAAATGTATGATCAGGCATTGACTGATTTTAACAAGGTTATCGCCCTGAATCGGAAATATTGGGAAGCTTATTATCAGAGTGGGTTGGTGCAAGCCTCTAAGGAAAACTACGAACAGGCCGTGCGTGATTATACCAAGACCCTGGAACTGAACCCGCGTCATGTGCCCTCTCTGTTTGAACGGGGCAATGTATTCTTTGCCCTGGAACAGTGGGACCAGGCACTGCGCGACTACAACCGGGCGATTGAACTGGACCCCCGCTCGGTGCAGGTTTATAACAGCCGGGGGTTGGTTTACGCTGAAACCGGTAAGCCGGAAGCAGCTCTGGCTGATTATAACAAGGCACTGGAGATTGATCCGGACTATGTCCATGCATATAATAACCGGGGAGATTTATACCAGCTGCAAAAACGCTATGGGGAGGCTATTGCTGATTTTAATAAAGCCCTGGAGTTAAACCCCAGCAGCGCGGCGGCGTACGACCGGCGGGGCCGCTGCTATTATGCCCAGGGCAATTATGATCAGGCTATCGCCGATTACAGTAAGGCCCTGGATATTGACTCCCGCTATATCCACGCCTACAATAACCGGGGGAATGCCTACAGCAACCGGGGGCTCAGAGATCAGGCCATCGCCGACTATTCTCTTGCTATTGAAATTAATCCCCGCAATGCCATCGCCTACCGTAACCGGGGCCTGGTCTACTGGACCAAAGGAATGCATGACCAGGCGATTGCCGACTTTTCCCAAGCGCTTGAACTGCGTCCCGGATTTAAACTGGCCTATATTAACCGGGGAGACGTTTACCGGGACAAAGGCCGGTATGACCTGTCCCTGGAGGATTTCAACAAGGTTTTGACCCTGAATTCAGACTACGTGTTCGCCTATCAGAGCCGGGGACAGACCTATTTCGCCATGGGCGAGTATGACAGAGCTATTATCGACTATAACAAAGCCTTGGCCCTGAAACCCCAGGTTGCCGAAGTTCATAAAAATCGGGCGGATGCGTATCGCAAGCTGGGAAAAGCCACCGAAGCCGTCGCCGATTATGATGCAGCCCTCAAGCTGAACCCGGGTCTGGATCCCTACATTTATTTTTATAAAGCGGCTTTGTACCAGCAAGCCGGCTTTACGGCGGATGCCGTCCAAAACTACAAACTGTTCGTGGAGCATGCCCCGCCCGAAAATCCGGACGTGGAAACAGCCAAAAAGAAAATCACCCAGTTGGGCGGTTAA
- the mutY gene encoding A/G-specific adenine glycosylase — protein MWAETGPDVGEAPEMAAEISGRLLDWYNIYGRKLPWRQDKDPYKVWVSEVMLQQTRVEAVIPYYERFIARFPTLEDLAAAPEEAVLHEWQGLGYYSRARNLHQGVREVQAQYGGQIPANRIEISGIRGIGDYTAGALLSIIHNQPEPAVDGNVLRVFSRLFAILEAVDQTKTKKRIAGLVKAVMPQGRAGDFNQAVMDLGSAVCIPGEPRCQTCPLQNCCIGYVRGLTGQLPVKRKKKDPIPVQVAVGVLESEGSLLVRKRPDKGMLAGMWEFPTRDMTVGDPGVLLPELFRELNQELESWQSWRQFSHIFSHRAWHITAYRVRARGKRPLPQTADCLWLDKGSLSAIPFGGPHRKIAGWLTDEAGDRPVCDRTETPAAVKS, from the coding sequence ATGTGGGCTGAGACCGGACCGGATGTCGGTGAGGCGCCGGAAATGGCCGCGGAGATATCCGGCCGGTTACTGGACTGGTATAATATTTATGGCCGGAAACTGCCCTGGCGGCAGGATAAAGATCCCTACAAGGTTTGGGTATCTGAGGTCATGCTGCAGCAGACCCGGGTGGAGGCGGTTATCCCCTATTATGAACGGTTTATCGCCCGGTTCCCGACTCTGGAGGACCTGGCCGCAGCCCCGGAAGAGGCTGTTTTGCATGAGTGGCAAGGTTTGGGCTATTATTCCCGGGCCCGCAATCTGCATCAGGGGGTCAGAGAGGTACAGGCCCAATACGGCGGACAGATTCCGGCGAATCGTATCGAGATCAGCGGCATACGGGGAATCGGCGATTATACGGCCGGAGCTTTGTTGAGCATTATCCATAATCAGCCGGAACCAGCGGTGGATGGCAATGTGCTCAGGGTTTTCAGCCGGCTGTTTGCCATCCTTGAGGCGGTCGATCAAACCAAAACCAAAAAACGCATTGCCGGCCTGGTGAAAGCCGTGATGCCGCAAGGGCGGGCCGGCGATTTTAATCAAGCGGTTATGGACTTAGGCTCGGCGGTATGCATTCCCGGGGAGCCTCGCTGTCAGACCTGCCCTCTGCAAAATTGCTGTATCGGATATGTCCGGGGCCTGACCGGGCAGCTTCCGGTTAAACGCAAAAAGAAGGACCCGATTCCGGTTCAGGTGGCAGTCGGGGTCCTGGAGTCTGAGGGCAGTCTGCTGGTGAGAAAACGGCCGGATAAAGGGATGCTGGCCGGAATGTGGGAGTTCCCCACCCGGGACATGACCGTAGGCGATCCAGGCGTCTTATTGCCGGAGCTTTTCCGGGAACTGAATCAGGAACTAGAGTCCTGGCAGTCCTGGCGGCAGTTCAGTCACATTTTCAGCCACCGGGCCTGGCACATTACCGCGTACCGGGTACGTGCCCGGGGCAAAAGGCCTTTGCCCCAAACGGCGGACTGTCTCTGGCTCGATAAGGGATCTCTGTCCGCCATCCCCTTCGGAGGGCCCCACCGTAAGATTGCCGGCTGGCTGACGGATGAGGCGGGCGATCGCCCGGTTTGTGACAGGACCGAAACGCCGGCGGCCGTAAAAAGCTGA